Proteins encoded by one window of Micromonospora coxensis:
- a CDS encoding peptidylprolyl isomerase, whose amino-acid sequence MASSRDRQRKLARAKLDRQLARRAASARRRRQIQAGVGAAVVLALIVVGAAWGLGAFDRDPAKNTAQDVCLWTPQDAAANTNLRDVGTPATTGLPTTGTRPMTINLGQGGPVTAELDLAGAPCAAASIAHLAGQSFYDNTKCHEITTEGALRCGDPSGTGLGGPSYSFYDENVPAASEPSPSASPAPGQAPAYPKGTVAMIANPPGANGSQFLIFFKDFNPAKPTYPVIGRITGGLDVIEKIGALPTVDNGTGAKVKPKTDVVLQKLTVGEPTTQAAPAPTGPASGAPSASPSAG is encoded by the coding sequence GTGGCTTCCAGCAGGGACCGGCAGCGCAAACTGGCGCGCGCCAAGCTCGACCGGCAGTTGGCCCGCCGGGCCGCGAGCGCGCGTCGCCGCCGGCAGATCCAGGCCGGTGTGGGCGCCGCGGTCGTGCTGGCGCTGATCGTGGTCGGTGCGGCGTGGGGCCTCGGCGCGTTCGACCGGGACCCGGCAAAGAACACCGCCCAGGACGTCTGCCTCTGGACCCCGCAGGACGCCGCCGCGAACACCAACCTCCGTGACGTGGGCACCCCGGCCACCACCGGCCTGCCCACCACCGGCACCCGACCCATGACGATCAACCTCGGTCAGGGCGGCCCGGTCACCGCCGAGCTGGACCTCGCCGGCGCGCCCTGCGCCGCGGCCAGCATCGCCCACCTCGCGGGCCAGTCGTTCTACGACAACACCAAGTGCCACGAGATCACCACCGAGGGCGCGCTGCGCTGCGGCGACCCGAGCGGCACGGGCCTGGGCGGCCCGTCGTACTCCTTCTACGACGAGAACGTCCCGGCGGCGTCCGAGCCGAGCCCGTCGGCCAGCCCCGCGCCGGGCCAGGCGCCGGCGTACCCGAAGGGCACGGTCGCCATGATCGCCAACCCGCCGGGCGCCAACGGCAGCCAGTTCCTGATCTTCTTCAAGGACTTCAACCCGGCAAAGCCGACGTACCCGGTCATCGGGCGGATCACCGGCGGGCTCGACGTGATCGAGAAGATCGGCGCGCTCCCGACCGTGGACAATGGGACCGGGGCCAAGGTCAAGCCCAAGACCGACGTGGTGCTGCAGAAGCTCACCGTCGGCGAGCCGACGACCCAGGCCGCCCCGGCTCCGACGGGCCCGGCCTCCGGCGCCCCGTCGGCCAGCCCCAGCGCCGGCTGA
- a CDS encoding sensor histidine kinase, producing MALHRVGCFVPALASGAQGLYHDRPTELLLLVVVLAWNVLLFRTACRWGWFPTPMVHVDLALAVLVLVLVAGSLSTGGVLSNWGNGATQAAASLAAAAIVRPLAVVAVVAGLVVVRTAVGLEFATDPSMVELLYAANGIACFALAAGFGIRYLRREGRHLDRVNAQRLAAEAERAADHARYVTRMAHHRALHDTVLTTLTLIARGGVDHRAAPVRQRCARDADYIRGLLADRGDAGFGTLGAALREVVGAVSLLGLRVCFRGDLIPPELPPPVVDALRDAVREALNNVVKHAGVDEAWLTATHEGGVLRVTVVDRGRGFEVRTVPPGFGFRHSVVDRVAEVGGRVRVSSEPGAGTCVELSWPR from the coding sequence TTGGCACTGCACCGCGTCGGGTGCTTCGTCCCCGCCCTGGCGAGCGGTGCCCAGGGCCTCTACCACGACCGGCCGACCGAGCTGCTGCTGCTCGTCGTGGTGCTGGCGTGGAACGTGCTGCTGTTCCGCACCGCCTGCCGGTGGGGCTGGTTCCCCACGCCGATGGTCCACGTCGACCTCGCCCTCGCGGTGCTGGTGCTGGTGCTGGTCGCCGGCAGCCTGTCGACCGGCGGGGTGCTGTCCAACTGGGGCAACGGGGCGACCCAGGCCGCCGCGTCGCTCGCCGCCGCGGCGATCGTCCGGCCGTTGGCCGTCGTGGCCGTCGTCGCGGGGCTCGTCGTCGTCCGTACGGCCGTGGGCCTCGAGTTCGCCACCGACCCGTCGATGGTGGAGCTGCTGTACGCCGCCAACGGCATCGCCTGCTTCGCGTTGGCCGCCGGCTTCGGCATCCGCTACCTGCGGCGCGAGGGCCGTCACCTGGACCGGGTCAACGCCCAGCGGCTGGCGGCCGAGGCGGAGCGGGCCGCCGACCACGCCCGGTACGTCACCCGGATGGCCCACCACCGTGCCCTGCACGACACCGTGCTGACCACGCTGACGCTTATCGCGCGCGGCGGCGTGGACCACCGCGCGGCGCCGGTGCGGCAGCGGTGCGCCCGGGACGCCGACTACATCCGGGGCCTGCTCGCCGACCGGGGCGACGCCGGCTTCGGCACCCTCGGCGCGGCGCTGCGGGAGGTGGTGGGCGCGGTGTCGCTGCTCGGCCTGCGGGTGTGCTTCCGCGGTGACCTGATCCCGCCGGAGCTGCCGCCCCCGGTGGTGGACGCGCTGCGCGACGCGGTGCGGGAGGCGCTGAACAACGTGGTCAAGCACGCCGGTGTCGACGAGGCCTGGCTGACGGCGACCCACGAGGGGGGTGTGCTGCGGGTGACGGTGGTCGACCGGGGCCGCGGCTTCGAGGTGCGGACGGTGCCGCCCGGCTTCGGCTTCCGCCACTCGGTCGTCGACCGGGTCGCCGAGGTCGGCGGTCGGGTGCGCGTCTCCAGCGAGCCGGGCGCCGGCACCTGCGTGGAGCTGTCGTGGCCGCGGTGA
- the hisS gene encoding histidine--tRNA ligase produces the protein MSKPTPISGFPEWTPAQRMIEQFVLDRIRATFELYGFAPLETRSVEPLDQLLRKGETSKEVYVLRRLQADTDGPAGDDSLGLHFDLTVPFARYVLENAGKLQFPFRRYQIQKVWRGERPQEGRYREFLQADIDIVDRDTLPAHYEAEMPLVIGDALRSLPIPPVRIQVNNRKICEGFYRGVGITDPEAALRAVDKLDKIGPAKVAELLAETAGASEAQAKAALALAEISAPDASFADAVRALGVSDPLLDEGVEELTAVVETAAAHSPGLCVADLRIARGLDYYTGTVYETQLLGYERFGSICSGGRYDNLASAGAVRFPGVGISIGVTRLLGLLFGANALSVSRSVPTCVLVAVTAEEERPASNRVAEALRSRGIPTEVSPSAAKFGKQIRYAERRGIPYVWFPGVEGDEVKDIRSGEQVAAAAGEWTPPREDLKPLVS, from the coding sequence ATGAGCAAGCCCACGCCCATCTCCGGCTTCCCGGAGTGGACGCCCGCGCAGCGGATGATCGAGCAGTTCGTCCTCGACCGGATCCGCGCCACCTTCGAGCTGTACGGCTTCGCGCCGCTGGAGACCCGTTCCGTCGAGCCCCTGGACCAGCTGCTGCGCAAGGGGGAGACCTCCAAGGAGGTCTACGTGCTGCGCCGGTTGCAGGCCGACACCGACGGCCCGGCCGGTGACGACTCGCTCGGCCTGCACTTCGACCTGACCGTGCCGTTCGCCCGGTACGTGCTGGAGAACGCCGGAAAGTTGCAGTTCCCGTTCCGCCGCTACCAGATCCAGAAGGTGTGGCGGGGCGAGCGCCCGCAGGAGGGGCGCTACCGGGAGTTCCTCCAGGCCGACATCGACATCGTCGACCGGGACACCCTGCCGGCGCACTACGAGGCGGAGATGCCGCTGGTGATCGGCGACGCGCTGCGGTCGCTGCCGATCCCGCCGGTGCGCATCCAGGTCAACAACCGCAAGATCTGCGAGGGCTTCTACCGGGGCGTCGGGATCACCGACCCGGAGGCGGCGCTGCGCGCGGTCGACAAGCTCGACAAGATCGGCCCGGCCAAGGTCGCCGAACTGCTCGCCGAGACCGCCGGGGCGAGCGAGGCGCAGGCCAAGGCCGCCCTGGCGCTGGCCGAGATCTCCGCGCCGGACGCCTCCTTCGCCGACGCGGTGCGCGCCCTCGGGGTGAGCGACCCGCTGCTCGACGAGGGCGTCGAGGAGTTGACCGCGGTGGTGGAGACCGCCGCCGCGCACTCCCCGGGCCTCTGCGTCGCCGACCTGCGCATCGCCCGGGGGCTGGACTACTACACCGGCACCGTCTACGAGACGCAGCTGCTCGGCTACGAGCGCTTCGGCTCGATCTGCTCCGGCGGCCGGTACGACAACCTGGCCAGCGCCGGCGCGGTCCGCTTCCCGGGCGTCGGCATCTCGATCGGGGTGACCCGCCTGCTCGGCCTGCTCTTCGGGGCGAACGCGCTGTCGGTCTCGCGCAGCGTGCCGACCTGCGTGCTGGTCGCGGTCACCGCCGAGGAGGAACGCCCGGCGAGCAACCGGGTGGCCGAGGCGCTGCGTTCCCGGGGCATCCCCACCGAGGTGTCGCCGAGCGCGGCGAAGTTCGGCAAGCAGATCCGTTACGCCGAGCGACGGGGTATCCCGTACGTGTGGTTCCCCGGCGTCGAGGGCGACGAGGTGAAGGACATCCGCTCCGGCGAGCAGGTGGCCGCCGCGGCGGGGGAGTGGACGCCGCCCCGGGAGGACCTGAAGCCGCTGGTCAGCTGA
- a CDS encoding MBL fold metallo-hydrolase produces the protein MLVAGFPADAFGTNCYVVATAPGEQCVVVDPGIGVLDRLDAVLAEHRLHPAAVLLTHGHLDHTFSVAPVCGARGIPAYVHPDDRELLADPAKGLSADLAQLFGGRLPYTEPDDVAELTDGATLALAGLEITVDHAPGHTGGSVLFRMPGAGSPWEAEQICLSGDVLFAGSIGRTDLPGGSMPRMLSSLREKVLPLADDTVVLPGHGPATTIGRERATNPYLVEVAGTARPAAPTRGL, from the coding sequence GTGCTCGTGGCCGGCTTTCCCGCGGACGCCTTCGGCACCAACTGCTACGTGGTGGCGACCGCGCCGGGGGAGCAGTGCGTGGTGGTCGACCCCGGCATCGGGGTGCTCGACCGGCTCGACGCCGTGCTCGCCGAGCACCGCCTGCACCCGGCCGCCGTGCTGCTCACCCACGGCCACCTCGACCACACCTTCTCCGTCGCGCCGGTCTGCGGCGCCCGGGGCATCCCCGCGTACGTCCACCCGGACGACCGGGAGCTGCTCGCCGACCCGGCCAAGGGGCTCTCGGCGGACCTCGCCCAGCTCTTCGGTGGCCGGCTGCCGTACACCGAGCCGGACGACGTGGCCGAGCTGACCGACGGCGCGACCCTGGCGCTGGCCGGGTTGGAGATCACCGTCGACCACGCCCCGGGCCATACCGGCGGGTCGGTGCTGTTCCGGATGCCCGGCGCCGGCTCGCCCTGGGAGGCGGAGCAGATCTGTCTCTCCGGCGACGTCCTGTTCGCCGGCTCGATCGGCCGCACCGACCTGCCGGGCGGCAGCATGCCCCGGATGCTGTCCAGCCTGCGGGAGAAGGTCCTCCCGCTGGCCGACGACACCGTCGTCCTGCCCGGCCACGGCCCCGCGACCACCATCGGCCGCGAGCGCGCCACCAACCCGTACCTCGTCGAGGTGGCGGGGACCGCGCGCCCGGCCGCGCCCACCCGCGGCCTGTAG
- a CDS encoding NAD-dependent epimerase/dehydratase family protein, whose translation MSDAHVVVTGASGMLGAHLVRRLLDDGHRVHGVDLLPAAHRHPRLTHSQGDIRDSALLARACAGADALVHTAAALPSYPAEMIRSIIVDGTATVLGAAHRVGVPRVVHISSTAVYGLPRLVPTPEEHPREPVDAYTRAKVEAELLAERYRADGLCVPVLRPKTFLGPGRMGLFAMLFEWAEEGRHFPVLGRGDVRVQMFAIEDLVDAVLTVLHAPDEIADDTYNLGAAEFGTLREDFQAVLDAAGHGKRVIGLPAAPALAALRGLERSGLSPVYGRLLHKLRADSYVSIDKARRRLGFAPRLSNRDAILATYRWWRANRGAAVTGDGRTSREPWRQGALSLAKIFF comes from the coding sequence GTGAGCGACGCCCACGTGGTGGTGACCGGCGCGTCCGGCATGCTCGGCGCGCACCTGGTCCGCCGGCTGCTCGACGACGGCCACCGGGTGCACGGCGTGGACCTGCTGCCGGCGGCGCACCGGCACCCGCGGCTGACCCACAGCCAGGGCGACATCCGCGACAGCGCGCTGCTGGCCCGGGCGTGCGCCGGCGCCGACGCGCTGGTGCACACCGCCGCCGCGCTGCCCAGCTACCCCGCCGAGATGATCCGCTCGATCATCGTCGACGGCACCGCGACGGTCCTCGGCGCGGCCCACCGGGTCGGGGTGCCCCGGGTGGTGCACATCTCCTCGACCGCCGTGTACGGGCTGCCCCGCCTCGTGCCCACGCCCGAGGAGCACCCCCGGGAGCCGGTGGACGCGTACACCCGGGCCAAGGTGGAGGCGGAGCTGCTGGCCGAGCGGTACCGCGCGGACGGCCTGTGCGTGCCGGTGCTGCGGCCGAAGACCTTCCTCGGCCCCGGGCGGATGGGCCTGTTCGCGATGCTCTTCGAGTGGGCCGAGGAGGGCCGGCACTTCCCGGTCCTCGGCCGCGGCGACGTCCGGGTGCAGATGTTCGCGATCGAGGACCTGGTCGACGCGGTGCTGACCGTGCTGCACGCCCCCGACGAGATCGCCGACGACACCTACAACCTGGGCGCCGCCGAGTTCGGCACGCTGCGCGAGGACTTCCAGGCGGTGCTGGACGCCGCCGGGCACGGCAAGCGGGTGATCGGCCTGCCGGCCGCGCCGGCCCTGGCCGCGCTGCGCGGCCTGGAACGCAGCGGGCTCTCCCCGGTGTACGGGCGGCTGCTGCACAAGCTGCGCGCCGACTCGTACGTCAGCATCGACAAGGCCCGCCGGCGGCTCGGCTTCGCGCCCCGACTGTCCAACCGGGACGCGATCCTCGCCACCTACCGCTGGTGGCGGGCGAACCGGGGCGCGGCGGTGACCGGCGACGGCCGGACCAGCCGGGAGCCGTGGCGGCAGGGCGCCCTCTCCCTCGCGAAGATCTTCTTCTGA
- a CDS encoding response regulator gives MAAVIRVAAVDDDRMLLDGLANWVAGVPDLRLVGTGATVGELLRQVVVPVDVVLLDLVLRDRSDAAENVRRLTALGCRVLVLSVWAQPDQVVATFAAGAGGYVTKDHDLAALAVAIRQVHAGQPVFSTELAFACLRDTRPVRPQLSPRERAVLLAYASGMTLKQAARHLGIRPETARTYLDRVKAKYHDLGRPTRTKLDLAERVREDQLEAG, from the coding sequence GTGGCCGCGGTGATCCGGGTGGCCGCGGTCGACGACGACCGGATGCTCCTCGACGGTCTCGCCAACTGGGTGGCCGGCGTGCCCGACCTGCGCCTCGTCGGCACCGGCGCCACGGTCGGCGAGCTGCTGCGGCAGGTGGTCGTACCGGTCGACGTGGTGCTGCTGGATCTGGTGCTGCGCGACCGCAGCGACGCGGCGGAGAACGTCCGCCGGCTCACCGCGCTCGGGTGCCGGGTGCTGGTGCTCAGCGTCTGGGCGCAGCCCGACCAGGTGGTCGCCACCTTCGCGGCGGGCGCCGGCGGGTACGTCACCAAGGACCACGACCTGGCGGCGCTCGCCGTGGCGATCCGCCAGGTGCACGCCGGGCAGCCGGTCTTCTCGACCGAGCTGGCCTTCGCCTGTTTGCGGGACACCCGCCCGGTGCGCCCCCAGCTCTCGCCCCGCGAGCGGGCCGTGCTGCTCGCCTACGCCTCCGGCATGACGCTCAAGCAGGCGGCCCGGCACCTGGGGATCAGGCCGGAGACCGCCCGGACCTACCTCGACCGGGTCAAGGCCAAGTACCACGACCTGGGCCGGCCCACCCGGACCAAGCTCGACCTGGCCGAGCGGGTCCGGGAGGACCAGCTGGAGGCCGGCTGA
- a CDS encoding aspartate aminotransferase family protein, translated as MTTFGFGRELVEQAEGVWIQLRDGRRILDFSGGVGVLNHGHNHPRILAARRRFAERRRMEVHKAFFSPYLAALSHNVAALLPGDLSVSYFPNSGAEANEGAVKMAYKYHGGRRNTILRADISFHGKTLGAGSLTGSSENAFRFPGLPGIVVHPYGDLAGVRAAVDAARTADGGCDVYAILVEPFSASTMRHWSGEDLLALQRLCREQDIILIFDEIYTGWGKTGSLFYFMRHEGLLPDILTYSKSLGGGKASISGYTAREPVFRRAYDRLADVILHSTTYYGFGEETATAVEAIDIVVGDDYPARARALEAVLRPGLERIAKEHPDVVGRVAGAGALWGVFLGGGPAVLDLAGRLVPGFSHDPQFRTKLITLSVIAHLFREHRIMTYYSPNADNPLMVAPSLVATPDDVERFLTGLDATLSRGLPRLLASFVRERVTSRW; from the coding sequence ATGACCACCTTCGGGTTCGGTCGGGAACTCGTCGAGCAGGCCGAGGGGGTGTGGATCCAGCTCCGGGACGGGCGGCGCATCCTCGACTTCTCCGGCGGCGTGGGGGTGCTCAACCACGGGCACAACCATCCCCGCATCCTGGCCGCCCGGCGCCGCTTCGCCGAGCGCCGCCGGATGGAGGTGCACAAGGCGTTCTTCTCGCCGTACCTGGCCGCGCTGAGCCACAACGTGGCGGCGCTGCTCCCCGGCGACCTGTCCGTGTCGTACTTTCCCAACTCCGGGGCCGAGGCCAACGAGGGCGCGGTCAAGATGGCGTACAAGTACCACGGCGGCCGGCGCAACACGATCCTGCGCGCCGACATCAGCTTCCACGGCAAGACCCTCGGGGCGGGCAGCCTCACCGGCTCCTCGGAGAACGCGTTCCGCTTCCCCGGCCTGCCCGGCATCGTCGTGCACCCGTACGGCGACCTGGCCGGCGTACGCGCCGCCGTCGACGCCGCCCGCACCGCCGACGGCGGCTGCGACGTGTACGCCATCCTCGTCGAGCCGTTCAGCGCCTCCACCATGCGGCACTGGTCCGGCGAGGACCTGCTCGCCCTGCAACGGCTCTGCCGCGAACAGGACATCATCCTGATCTTCGACGAGATCTACACCGGCTGGGGCAAGACCGGCAGCCTCTTCTACTTCATGCGGCACGAGGGGCTGCTGCCGGACATCCTCACCTACTCCAAGTCGCTCGGCGGGGGCAAGGCGTCCATCTCCGGCTACACCGCCCGGGAACCCGTCTTCCGCCGCGCGTACGACCGGCTCGCCGACGTGATCCTGCACAGCACCACCTACTACGGCTTCGGCGAGGAGACCGCCACCGCCGTCGAGGCGATCGACATCGTGGTCGGCGACGACTACCCCGCCCGCGCCCGGGCCCTGGAGGCGGTCCTGCGCCCCGGACTGGAACGGATCGCCAAGGAGCACCCGGACGTGGTCGGCCGGGTGGCCGGCGCCGGCGCGCTCTGGGGCGTCTTCCTCGGCGGCGGGCCGGCGGTCCTCGACCTCGCCGGCCGGCTGGTCCCCGGGTTCTCCCACGACCCGCAGTTCCGCACCAAGCTGATCACCCTCTCGGTGATCGCCCACCTGTTCCGCGAGCACCGGATCATGACCTACTACAGCCCGAACGCGGACAACCCGCTGATGGTCGCGCCCAGCCTGGTCGCCACCCCCGACGACGTCGAGCGCTTCCTGACCGGCCTGGACGCCACCCTGTCCCGGGGGCTGCCGAGACTGCTCGCCTCCTTCGTGCGGGAGCGGGTGACGTCCCGGTGGTGA
- a CDS encoding glycosyltransferase family 2 protein produces the protein MTSPGPTVSVIVPNYNHADSLPLTLPALLAQTHAATEIIFVDDHSTDDSLRVARSLGVPVLSTPRNSGPSVARNIGAARARGEILLFVDSDVQVPPDTVERVVRLLRDDPDAGAICGTLDDTPLVRDSLVQECRCLQAHYWRISALGDVSFLFSALCAMPARVFAELGPFHEGLRQTEEVEYGERLSARYPIRLTDAIHGRHRDDHLLWPLLRKVFHRCRLRMPLYARRRRAAQGFETAARMWGSVTAFLATLALPLPLLLGPVGLAPSLALAVAFVASDAGMYRFVLRRRGPGLLLVFLGVQWLLNLAIAGGAAAGAVQWLTSRSFRGLYDGGPQPRRVPA, from the coding sequence ATGACGTCGCCCGGTCCGACGGTCTCCGTCATCGTGCCCAACTACAACCACGCCGACTCGCTGCCGCTGACGCTGCCGGCGCTGCTCGCCCAGACGCACGCCGCGACGGAGATCATCTTCGTGGACGACCACAGCACCGACGACTCGCTGCGGGTGGCCCGGTCCCTCGGGGTGCCGGTGCTGTCCACCCCGCGCAACAGCGGCCCGTCGGTGGCCCGCAACATCGGCGCGGCCCGGGCCCGGGGCGAGATCCTGCTCTTCGTCGACTCGGACGTGCAGGTGCCGCCGGACACCGTCGAGCGGGTGGTGCGGCTGCTGCGCGACGACCCGGACGCCGGCGCGATCTGCGGCACCCTCGACGACACCCCGCTGGTGCGCGACAGCCTGGTGCAGGAGTGTCGCTGCCTCCAGGCGCACTACTGGCGGATCAGCGCGCTGGGCGACGTCAGCTTCCTGTTCAGCGCGTTGTGCGCGATGCCGGCGCGGGTCTTCGCCGAGCTGGGACCGTTCCACGAGGGACTGCGCCAGACCGAGGAGGTCGAGTACGGCGAGCGGCTCAGCGCCCGCTACCCGATCCGGCTCACCGACGCCATCCACGGCCGGCACCGCGACGACCACCTCCTCTGGCCGTTGCTGCGCAAGGTCTTCCACCGCTGCCGGCTGCGGATGCCGTTGTACGCCCGACGCCGCCGGGCCGCGCAGGGATTCGAGACCGCCGCCCGGATGTGGGGCAGCGTCACCGCCTTCCTCGCCACCCTGGCCCTGCCCCTGCCGCTGCTGCTCGGGCCGGTCGGCCTGGCGCCGTCGCTGGCCCTCGCCGTGGCCTTCGTGGCCAGCGACGCCGGCATGTACCGGTTCGTGCTGCGCCGCCGGGGCCCCGGCCTGCTGCTGGTCTTCCTCGGGGTGCAGTGGCTGCTCAACCTCGCCATCGCCGGCGGCGCGGCGGCCGGCGCCGTCCAGTGGCTGACCTCCCGCTCGTTCCGGGGCCTCTACGACGGCGGGCCGCAGCCGCGGCGGGTGCCGGCGTGA
- a CDS encoding UbiA prenyltransferase family protein: MPVVDSVPAPSAATGAPATVGPVRHRDLPRLAGDLVRLVRPTHWVKSLLVVPIALVEVTAWSPAVLVRLGGAVLAFMLAAAAVYVGNDVADRHRDRHHPVKRHRPVAAGRVPVPLAYAWCLALLTLLALLLYAGAAGPAWPVLVYLVLNVCYSRGLKHVPLVEVGVVAAGFVLRVVQGHLALGVAASGWLLVTVFAGCLLLTVGKRRQELLDSGTAHRPALRGYSVELAGHLLQLTSVLAVTAGLVWLRTEAPFHPYGEVAMLLSTPFVLYLMSRYLQLALVRRAGGDPVRLLLRDRAVLVAGLLWGATLATLLAVAQFPAVAALLS, encoded by the coding sequence ATGCCCGTCGTCGACTCGGTACCCGCCCCATCCGCGGCCACCGGCGCCCCGGCCACCGTCGGCCCCGTCCGGCACCGCGACCTGCCCCGCCTGGCCGGCGACCTGGTCCGGCTGGTGCGCCCCACCCACTGGGTCAAGAGCCTGCTGGTGGTGCCGATCGCCCTGGTCGAGGTCACCGCCTGGAGCCCCGCGGTGCTGGTCCGCCTCGGCGGGGCGGTGCTGGCGTTCATGCTGGCCGCCGCCGCGGTCTACGTCGGCAACGACGTCGCCGACCGGCACCGCGACCGGCACCACCCGGTCAAGCGACACCGGCCGGTCGCCGCCGGCCGGGTCCCGGTGCCGCTGGCGTACGCCTGGTGCCTGGCGCTGCTCACCCTGCTGGCGCTGCTGCTGTACGCGGGCGCGGCCGGGCCGGCCTGGCCGGTGCTGGTCTACCTGGTGCTCAACGTCTGCTACAGCCGGGGGCTCAAGCACGTGCCGCTGGTCGAGGTCGGGGTGGTCGCCGCGGGCTTCGTGCTGCGGGTGGTCCAGGGGCACCTGGCCCTCGGCGTCGCGGCGTCCGGCTGGCTGCTGGTCACCGTCTTCGCCGGCTGCCTGCTGCTCACCGTCGGCAAGCGCCGGCAGGAGCTGCTGGACAGCGGGACGGCCCACCGCCCCGCGCTGCGCGGCTACTCCGTCGAGCTGGCCGGGCACCTGTTGCAACTCACCAGCGTCCTGGCGGTCACCGCCGGGCTGGTCTGGCTGCGCACCGAGGCTCCGTTCCACCCGTACGGGGAGGTGGCGATGCTGCTGTCCACCCCGTTCGTGCTCTACCTGATGTCCCGCTACCTGCAACTCGCCCTGGTCCGGCGCGCCGGCGGGGACCCGGTGCGCCTGCTGCTGCGCGACCGGGCCGTGCTGGTCGCCGGACTGCTCTGGGGCGCCACCCTCGCCACCCTGCTCGCCGTCGCCCAGTTCCCCGCGGTCGCCGCCCTGCTGTCCTGA